The following are from one region of the Schistocerca cancellata isolate TAMUIC-IGC-003103 chromosome 11, iqSchCanc2.1, whole genome shotgun sequence genome:
- the LOC126108978 gene encoding 10 kDa heat shock protein, mitochondrial, with protein MAAAAAAKKLLPMFDRVLVQRAEAITKTKGGIVIPEKAQEKVQKATVVAVGPGVRNNKGEHIPPIIKVGDQVLLPEYGGTKVILDENREYHLFKESDILAKLDG; from the exons ATG gctgctgcagctgctgcgaaGAAATTGCTTCCTATGTTTGATAGAGTGTTGGTTCAGAGGGCAGAGGCAATAACGAAGACGAAAGGAGGAATTGTAATCCCTGAAAAGGCGCAGGAGAAAGTGCAGAAGGCGACTGTTGTAGCTGTAGGACCTGGCGTAAGAAACAAT aaaggagAACACATTCCCCCAATAATAAAAGTTGGCGACCAAGTCTTGCTACCAGAATATGGGGGAACAAAAGTAATTTTGGATGAAAATAGAGAGTACCATCTCTTCAAGGAGTCAGACATTTTGGCTAAACTTGACGGCTGA